The Eriocheir sinensis breed Jianghai 21 chromosome 4, ASM2467909v1, whole genome shotgun sequence genome has a segment encoding these proteins:
- the LOC127009544 gene encoding compound eye opsin BCRH2 produces the protein MANATGPQMAFYGSANMDFGYPEGVSIVDFVRPEIKPYVHQHWYNYPPVNPMWHYLLGVIYLFLGTVSIFGNGLVIYLFNKSAALRTPANILVVNLALSDLIMLTTNVPFFTYNCFSGGVWMFSAQYCEIYACLGAITGVCSIWLLCMISFDRYNIICNGFNGPKLTSGKAIVFAFISWAIAIGCALPPFFGWGNYILEGILDSCSYDYLTQDFSTRSYNIFIFIFDYFLPAAVIIFSYVFIVKAIFAHEAAMRAQAKKMNVSTLRSNEADAQRAEIRIAKTALVNVSLWFICWTPYAVISLQGVMGDTSGITPLVSTLPALLAKSCSCYNPFVYAISHPKYRLAITQYLPWFCVHETETKSNDDSQSNSTVAQDKA, from the exons ATGGCTAACGCTACAGGACCACAGATGGCTTTCTACGG GTCTGCAAACATGGACTTTGGATACCCCGAAGGAGTCAGCATTGTTGACTTCGTACGGCCCGAGATCAAGCCTTACGTGCATCAGCACTGGTACAACTACCCGCCCGTGAACCCCATGTGGCACTACCTCTTGGGTGTGATCTACCTGTTCCTCGGGACCGTCTCCATCTTCGGCAATGGCCTAGTGATCTACCTTTTCAACAAATCCGCG GCCCTTAGGACCCCTGCCAACATCCTGGTGGTCAACCTCGCCCTGTCTGATCTCATCATGCTTACCACGAACGTTCCTTTCTTCACTTACAACTGCTTCAGCGGTGGTGTTTGGATGTTCAGCGCCCAGTACTGTGAGATCTACGCCTGTCTCG GAGCTATCACCGGCGTGTGCAGCATCTGGCTGCTGTGCATGATCTCCTTCGACAGGTACAACATTATCTGCAACGGTTTCAACGGCCCCAAGCTGACCTCTGGCAAGGCCATCGTTTTTGCCTTCATCAGCTGGGCCATTGCTATCGGTTgcgcccttccccccttcttcggCTGGGGCAACTACATCCTGGAGGGAATCCTGGACTCCTGCAGCTACGACTACCTCACACAGGACTTCAGC ACTAGGAGCTACaatatcttcatcttcatcttcgacTACTTCCTCCCGGCCGCGGTCATCATCTTCTCCTACGTCTTCATCGTGAAGGCTATCTTCGCTCACGAGGCCGCCATGCGCGCACAGGCCAAGAAGATGAACGTGTCCACCCTCCGCTCCAAC GAAGCCGATGCCCAGCGTGCCGAAATCCGCATCGCTAAGACTGCCCTCGTCAACGTTTCTCTGTGGTTCATTTGCTGGACCCCCTATGCCGTCATCAGTCTGCAG GGTGTAATGGGTGACACTAGTGGCATCACCCCTCTGGTTTCCACCCTGCCCGCTCTGCTGGCCAAGTCCTGCTCTTGCTACAACCCCTTCGTGTACGCAATCAGCCACCCCAAGTACCGTCTG GCCATCACCCAGTACTTGCCATGGTTCTGCGTGCATGAGACGGAAACGAAGAGCAACGACGATTCTCAGTCGAACTCCACTGTGGCCCAGGACAAGGCCTAA